In one window of Hymenobacter nivis DNA:
- a CDS encoding DUF3987 domain-containing protein, translating into MDINKLRAATPADPDPPKTDPTPRPPAPGLTPTDAAAWCYEQHTAHHGQPPVPGGGHNHWLTGFTKLCNERGADLPDVLALALDTAPAGHDTGKIEATVTGIYRREAAAHGSKPYTAPGQHGSGNKVGSDAYSGQKENGPAAPLPDTFPAAVYDALPDYLRRCCERFDGHERAVMLLGTLAVLSGCFPAVGGTYAKRRYGLNLFAFIIAPAASGKGTLGWARRLAQPYHKMLTDASKAARLDYDADLAAYKNAGKAKASLTPPPAAPPPYKLLYLPGNTTAAALQTALAENDGRGIMCETEADTLTGALGADFGNFSDVLRKAFQHEPISLLRKTDRQHLDLARPALSIALTGTPGQLPRLMPTAEDGLVSRFLFYTFAQTPTWQDVSPSAGPALDPYFDALGQELTRMIAAAPEAPDEASTYPVEITLTPADWQRVNEAGAAGLDEALTVGGGAGGSSAFRLGLIAWRVAGLLTVLRCFENGEAPAGRLLADPVDVGTALAIMDTARAHALAVLASLPAPAGTAHAGRYAAKAGQEAKVKELHAAGLSVRAVAELVGVPKSTVSRWLA; encoded by the coding sequence ATGGATATTAACAAGCTACGGGCGGCCACGCCCGCCGACCCCGACCCGCCCAAAACTGACCCAACCCCGCGCCCACCCGCGCCCGGTCTTACTCCGACTGACGCGGCGGCCTGGTGCTACGAACAACACACCGCCCACCACGGCCAGCCGCCCGTTCCTGGGGGCGGCCATAACCACTGGCTAACGGGCTTCACCAAGCTTTGCAACGAACGCGGGGCCGACCTACCCGACGTGCTGGCCCTTGCCCTCGACACGGCCCCGGCCGGGCATGATACGGGCAAGATAGAGGCTACCGTAACGGGCATTTACCGCCGCGAAGCCGCCGCCCACGGTAGCAAGCCCTACACCGCCCCCGGCCAGCACGGGAGCGGCAATAAAGTGGGTTCCGATGCCTATTCCGGACAAAAGGAAAACGGCCCGGCCGCGCCCCTTCCCGACACGTTCCCGGCGGCCGTGTACGACGCGCTACCCGACTACCTACGGCGCTGCTGTGAGCGGTTCGACGGGCACGAACGCGCCGTCATGCTGCTGGGCACGTTGGCCGTGTTGTCGGGCTGTTTCCCGGCCGTGGGCGGCACCTACGCCAAGCGCCGGTACGGGCTGAACCTGTTTGCGTTCATCATTGCCCCGGCGGCCAGCGGCAAGGGTACGCTGGGCTGGGCGCGGCGGCTGGCCCAACCGTATCACAAGATGCTGACCGATGCCAGCAAGGCCGCCCGCCTCGACTACGATGCCGACCTGGCCGCCTACAAAAACGCCGGCAAGGCAAAGGCCAGCCTGACCCCGCCGCCGGCCGCCCCGCCGCCTTACAAGCTGCTGTACTTGCCCGGCAACACTACGGCCGCCGCCCTGCAAACGGCGCTGGCCGAAAACGACGGGCGCGGCATCATGTGCGAAACGGAAGCCGACACCCTGACCGGGGCGCTGGGGGCCGACTTCGGGAATTTCAGCGACGTGTTACGGAAAGCCTTTCAGCACGAACCCATTTCGCTGCTACGCAAAACCGACCGCCAACACCTCGACCTGGCCCGGCCCGCCCTGAGCATTGCCCTGACCGGTACCCCCGGCCAGCTCCCCCGGCTGATGCCCACGGCGGAAGATGGATTGGTGAGCCGGTTCCTGTTCTACACCTTCGCCCAAACGCCCACCTGGCAGGACGTGAGCCCCAGCGCCGGCCCGGCCCTCGACCCCTACTTTGACGCGCTGGGGCAAGAGCTAACGCGCATGATTGCGGCCGCTCCTGAAGCGCCCGACGAAGCCAGCACGTACCCCGTAGAAATTACCCTGACCCCGGCCGACTGGCAACGGGTGAACGAAGCCGGGGCCGCCGGCCTTGACGAAGCCCTGACCGTGGGCGGCGGGGCCGGCGGAAGTTCAGCCTTCCGGCTGGGGCTGATTGCCTGGCGAGTGGCCGGCCTGCTAACCGTGCTGCGCTGCTTTGAGAACGGCGAAGCGCCCGCCGGCCGGCTGCTGGCTGACCCGGTCGACGTGGGTACCGCCCTGGCTATTATGGACACGGCCCGCGCCCACGCCTTAGCCGTGCTGGCCAGTTTACCCGCCCCCGCCGGTACCGCCCACGCGGGCCGCTATGCCGCCAAAGCCGGACAGGAAGCGAAGGTGAAAGAGCTACACGCCGCCGGCCTGAGCGTTCGGGCCGTTGCCGAGTTGGTGGGCGTACCTAAATCCACGGTAAGCCGCTGGCTGGCCTAG
- a CDS encoding tyrosine-type recombinase/integrase: protein MAKISYLLNAPGADKPTPIFTFLSFDGRRVKVYANRSIHPRQWDATERRALTRGYPRNGALNDWLDLLADRLTTRCDTHAAAGTAPTAAELRALAETEAPEPEPDPVEAAGHGPVFWQRYDEWVNYTRAAGNVRTAQAHATAGRHLREFSEANGYTIDFDTLTSTVGDRWAAYLLNTVDLTDNTINKHLGRLKSFMKWAAKRGYTENTALDRVSWARREPDVMALSVAELGALETLPLPVGSRLEKARAWFLLACYTGLRYSDLVSIKPQHVRPATATLPAHLRLTAKKTRAVVNVPLSAAALGIVNRLLAGELASIKSQPITNPVLNRFLKELGQLAGIDSPVEVIRYRGGVADVATAPKYERLTVHTARRTFVTLNLGKGMSAEFVMKLTGHTSYKSFQRYVNLTPQRVAEEFARFHEMPE, encoded by the coding sequence GTGGCAAAAATCTCCTACCTGCTGAACGCGCCAGGCGCGGATAAGCCCACCCCCATCTTTACCTTCCTGAGCTTTGACGGGCGACGGGTGAAGGTGTACGCGAACCGTTCCATTCACCCCCGGCAATGGGATGCGACCGAACGCCGTGCCCTTACCCGTGGCTACCCGCGCAACGGGGCGCTGAACGATTGGCTTGACCTGCTGGCCGACCGGCTCACTACCCGTTGCGACACCCACGCCGCTGCCGGCACCGCGCCCACGGCCGCCGAGTTACGGGCGCTGGCCGAAACCGAAGCCCCCGAACCGGAACCTGACCCCGTTGAAGCCGCTGGCCACGGCCCGGTATTCTGGCAACGATACGACGAATGGGTAAACTACACCCGTGCCGCCGGCAACGTTCGCACCGCGCAAGCCCACGCCACCGCCGGGCGACATCTACGGGAGTTTTCCGAAGCCAACGGCTACACGATTGACTTTGATACGCTCACGTCTACCGTGGGCGACCGCTGGGCGGCTTACCTGCTAAATACGGTCGACCTGACCGACAACACAATCAATAAGCATTTGGGGCGGCTCAAATCCTTTATGAAGTGGGCAGCCAAACGGGGCTACACTGAAAACACGGCACTTGACCGGGTAAGCTGGGCGCGAAGGGAGCCCGATGTAATGGCCTTATCCGTAGCCGAGCTGGGGGCCCTCGAAACTTTGCCGCTACCCGTGGGCTCCCGGTTAGAAAAAGCCCGCGCCTGGTTCCTGCTGGCCTGCTACACGGGCCTACGGTATTCCGACCTGGTGAGCATCAAGCCCCAGCACGTACGCCCCGCTACGGCCACCCTTCCGGCACACCTACGGCTGACTGCCAAGAAAACCCGCGCCGTGGTGAACGTACCCCTGAGCGCCGCCGCCCTGGGCATTGTGAACCGCCTACTGGCTGGGGAGCTGGCCAGCATCAAAAGCCAACCCATTACCAACCCCGTGCTGAACCGGTTCCTAAAGGAGCTGGGGCAACTGGCCGGCATTGATTCGCCCGTTGAAGTGATACGCTACCGGGGCGGGGTTGCCGACGTGGCCACGGCCCCGAAATACGAACGCCTGACCGTTCACACGGCCCGCCGTACGTTCGTTACCCTGAACCTGGGGAAGGGTATGAGTGCCGAGTTTGTGATGAAGCTGACCGGGCACACGTCCTACAAATCCTTTCAGCGGTACGTGAACCTTACGCCCCAGCGGGTAGCGGAAGAATTCGCCCGGTTCCACGAAATGCCGGAATAG
- a CDS encoding helix-turn-helix domain-containing protein: MQAVIPVGFTYDQMKEDIRAIVRYELTNAPAAPAGPPTAPADELLSIREAATLLGVTVQTVHEWKRRGLLKYHKLGSRSYLKRADVSAALQGHQRTVKTGKGGGRA, from the coding sequence ATGCAAGCTGTTATTCCCGTAGGCTTTACCTACGACCAAATGAAGGAGGACATTCGGGCTATTGTCCGCTACGAACTCACCAACGCCCCAGCGGCCCCCGCCGGCCCGCCCACGGCCCCGGCCGATGAACTACTAAGCATTCGGGAAGCGGCTACCCTGCTGGGCGTAACCGTGCAAACCGTCCACGAATGGAAGCGGCGCGGGCTGCTGAAGTATCATAAGCTAGGTAGCCGCAGTTACCTGAAAAGGGCCGACGTGTCAGCAGCGTTACAGGGCCACCAGCGCACGGTGAAAACGGGAAAGGGGGGCGGCCGTGCATAA
- a CDS encoding BT4734/BF3469 family protein, which translates to MNAPPLAAALLAAGPDALRCLFTEALPTRAVLLANLAAGWPDADAATHGPALDALLAAGHLLPSVSTRGRYRLASEVFDGYESRKEAVIKPPAPAPAIEIEPERLAPPLFSYFRGPISNPTPHAAITPAQLHTVLISPRHRAQTEALRAAPVGSPQRAELKKGLDYVTPAGTFARRANDALAEPSGLLVLDFDHVRDLAAARAALLTDAELAPELVLLFTSPSGDGLKALVRTDPAAGHLDNFRAYAAYLGRTYGPLGLTPDEAGKDVARACFVPYAPDAWLAPAYARTA; encoded by the coding sequence ATGAATGCGCCCCCGCTGGCCGCCGCCCTGCTGGCCGCCGGGCCCGACGCGCTGCGCTGCCTATTTACGGAAGCCCTACCCACGCGGGCCGTGCTGCTGGCTAATCTGGCCGCTGGCTGGCCCGATGCCGACGCGGCTACCCACGGCCCGGCCCTCGATGCACTGCTGGCCGCCGGGCACCTGTTGCCGAGCGTTTCGACGCGGGGCCGCTACCGGCTGGCCAGCGAAGTATTTGACGGGTACGAAAGCAGGAAAGAAGCAGTAATAAAACCGCCCGCCCCAGCGCCCGCAATCGAAATAGAACCGGAACGGCTGGCCCCGCCGCTGTTCAGCTATTTCCGGGGGCCGATAAGCAACCCAACCCCCCACGCGGCTATCACACCGGCCCAACTGCACACGGTACTGATTTCGCCCCGGCACCGCGCCCAAACCGAAGCCCTACGCGCCGCCCCCGTGGGCAGCCCCCAGCGAGCCGAGCTAAAAAAGGGACTCGACTACGTAACGCCGGCCGGCACCTTCGCCCGCCGCGCCAACGATGCGCTGGCCGAACCGTCGGGCCTGTTGGTGCTGGATTTTGACCATGTGCGCGACTTGGCCGCCGCCCGCGCCGCCCTGCTGACCGATGCCGAGCTGGCCCCTGAACTGGTGCTCCTGTTCACCAGCCCCAGCGGCGACGGACTGAAAGCCCTGGTGAGAACCGACCCCGCCGCCGGCCACCTCGACAACTTCCGCGCTTACGCGGCCTACCTGGGGCGCACGTACGGCCCGCTGGGGCTGACCCCCGACGAAGCCGGCAAGGACGTGGCCCGCGCCTGTTTCGTGCCTTATGCCCCCGATGCCTGGCTGGCCCCTGCTTACGCCCGCACGGCTTGA
- a CDS encoding 3-ketoacyl-ACP reductase, giving the protein MESLKGKIALVTGAGKGIGRATAVALAHEGVHVGLLARTESQLQEVAQELQALGVKTAVAAADVADRAAVEAAVAQIQQALGPIDILINNAGIGTFAKFLDMEPADWEHIIQVNLLGVYYVTRAVLPSMLERQTGDIINVASTSGQRASAGSSAYSASKFALMGLTEALMQEVRKQNIRVSALTPSTVATDLAIGSGLTDGNPDKVMQPEDLAEFMVAQLKLNRRIFIKEAGMWSTNP; this is encoded by the coding sequence ATGGAATCCCTCAAAGGAAAAATTGCCCTGGTGACCGGCGCTGGCAAAGGCATCGGCCGCGCCACGGCCGTGGCCCTGGCCCACGAAGGCGTGCACGTGGGCCTGCTGGCCCGCACCGAAAGCCAGCTGCAAGAAGTAGCGCAGGAGCTGCAGGCCCTGGGCGTGAAAACCGCCGTGGCCGCCGCCGACGTGGCCGACCGCGCCGCCGTGGAAGCCGCCGTGGCCCAGATTCAGCAGGCCCTGGGGCCCATCGACATCCTCATCAACAACGCCGGCATCGGCACCTTCGCCAAGTTCCTCGACATGGAGCCGGCCGACTGGGAGCACATCATCCAGGTGAACCTGCTGGGCGTGTACTACGTGACGCGCGCCGTGCTGCCGAGCATGCTGGAGCGGCAAACGGGCGACATCATCAACGTGGCCTCCACGTCGGGGCAGCGCGCCTCGGCGGGCAGCAGCGCCTACAGCGCCAGCAAATTCGCCCTCATGGGCCTCACCGAAGCGCTGATGCAGGAAGTGCGCAAGCAGAACATCCGCGTGTCGGCCCTCACGCCGAGCACCGTGGCCACGGACCTGGCCATCGGCAGCGGCCTCACCGACGGCAACCCCGACAAGGTGATGCAGCCCGAAGACTTGGCCGAGTTCATGGTGGCCCAGCTCAAGCTCAACCGCCGCATCTTCATCAAGGAAGCCGGCATGTGGAGCACCAATCCGTAG